In Amycolatopsis methanolica 239, a single genomic region encodes these proteins:
- a CDS encoding GAF domain-containing sensor histidine kinase gives MPGTDDPDEAQPVAGLRESLSQLRLRELLREVQDRIEQLVQSRDQMDGLLEAMLAVAGGLELDATLRRIVHAAINLVDCHYGALGVLNQDREGLAEFVYEGIGEKTRREIGDLPTGHGLLGLLIQQPKPIRLDDISQHAASSGFPAHHPPMKTFLGVPVRVRNEVFGNLYLTEKRNGQPFTEDDELVVQALAAAAGIAVENARLYEEAQLRQRWQEATSEIRAELLAAADPTDVLYLIANRALALAGADYAFIAQPEDPDAPPADVTHLTVTVSAGLNSDPLVGREIPIAGSSCGAAYTDAEPRRVENLAYDLTHEFGPALVLPLRASRDHVSGVLVTLRKAGQDPFDGTQLPLAAAFADQAALALQLAEDQRSINELKVVSDRDRIARDLHDHVIQRLFAHGLALQSTHMRSRNPEIQRRLADMIDDVQSIVAEIRTAIFDLHGGLQGTTQLRKRLNEIIAEVTGDTGLRTTVRMSGPIGVVGSDLAEHAEAVLREALSNAVRHARATTLMITVSVDDDLVIDVVDNGIGIPGKVARSGLHNLAERAAQAGGTCSVTALEGGGTRLTWSAPVT, from the coding sequence ATGCCCGGGACCGACGACCCCGACGAGGCCCAACCCGTCGCCGGGTTACGGGAAAGCCTGTCCCAGTTGCGATTGCGCGAACTGCTCCGGGAAGTGCAGGACCGCATCGAGCAGTTGGTGCAATCCCGCGACCAGATGGACGGGCTGCTCGAAGCGATGCTCGCCGTCGCGGGCGGTCTCGAACTTGACGCCACCCTGCGCCGCATCGTGCACGCCGCCATCAACCTCGTCGACTGCCACTACGGCGCCCTCGGCGTGCTCAACCAGGACCGCGAAGGCCTCGCCGAATTCGTCTACGAGGGCATCGGCGAGAAGACCCGCCGCGAGATCGGCGACCTGCCCACCGGGCACGGCCTGCTCGGACTGCTGATCCAGCAACCGAAACCCATCCGCCTCGACGACATCTCCCAGCACGCCGCGTCCTCCGGGTTCCCCGCGCACCACCCGCCGATGAAGACCTTCCTCGGCGTCCCGGTGCGCGTCCGCAACGAGGTGTTCGGCAACCTCTACCTCACCGAGAAGCGCAACGGCCAGCCGTTCACCGAGGACGATGAGCTCGTCGTGCAGGCACTGGCCGCCGCGGCTGGCATCGCCGTGGAGAACGCCCGCCTCTACGAAGAAGCCCAGCTGCGGCAACGCTGGCAGGAAGCCACCAGCGAGATCCGCGCCGAACTGCTCGCCGCCGCGGATCCCACCGACGTGCTCTACCTGATCGCCAACCGCGCGCTCGCCCTCGCCGGCGCCGACTACGCCTTCATCGCCCAGCCCGAAGACCCCGACGCGCCGCCCGCCGACGTCACCCACCTGACGGTCACCGTGTCCGCGGGCCTCAACTCCGACCCGCTCGTCGGCCGCGAAATCCCCATCGCGGGCTCCAGCTGCGGCGCCGCCTACACCGACGCCGAGCCCCGCCGCGTGGAGAACCTCGCCTACGACCTCACGCACGAGTTCGGCCCCGCGCTGGTCCTGCCGCTGCGCGCGTCCCGCGACCACGTCTCCGGCGTGCTCGTCACCCTGCGCAAGGCAGGCCAGGACCCGTTCGACGGCACCCAGCTCCCGCTCGCCGCCGCGTTCGCCGACCAGGCCGCGCTCGCCCTGCAACTGGCCGAGGACCAGCGCTCCATCAACGAGCTGAAGGTGGTCTCCGACCGCGACCGCATCGCCCGCGACCTGCACGACCACGTCATTCAACGCCTGTTCGCCCACGGGCTGGCGTTGCAGAGCACCCACATGCGCTCCCGTAACCCGGAGATCCAGCGGCGGCTGGCGGACATGATCGACGACGTGCAGAGCATCGTCGCCGAAATCCGCACCGCGATCTTCGACCTGCACGGCGGTCTGCAGGGCACCACCCAGCTGCGCAAACGGCTCAACGAGATCATCGCCGAGGTCACCGGCGACACCGGGCTGCGCACCACGGTCCGCATGTCCGGCCCGATCGGCGTCGTCGGCAGCGACCTGGCCGAACACGCCGAGGCGGTGCTGCGGGAGGCGTTGTCCAACGCGGTCCGCCACGCCCGCGCGACCACCCTGATGATCACCGTCTCGGTCGACGACGACCTCGTCATCGACGTCGTCGACAACGGCATCGGCATCCCCGGCAAGGTCGCCCGCAGCGGCCTGCACAACCTGGCCGAACGCGCCGCCCAGGCCGGTGGAACGTGCTCGGTGACCGCGCTGGAGGGCGGCGGCACCCGGCTGACCTGGTCCGCCCCGGTGACCTAG
- a CDS encoding nitroreductase family protein — MSFAGPDPVRVALDAAVRAPSPHNSQPWRFEVDGDRVGVFLDPDRILKVADPDGREARLACGAAILNVRLALRAAGRTPVAHLLPRRDVPEHLATVWARGRVTPTPDDVAMARAIAYRRSNRRAFTAREVPVWVRQALVRAATEEGAHLAVVGRAAQLDELGVLLREAERLQREDLAFQDELRQWTAPDGSRDDGVPASAAGSGPEWPFDRKPLVAVLSSYTDTRLAQLRAGQAMQRVLLRATTAGVSVSFLSQPVEIPALRAAVARLVSAPGNAQVVLRFGYGFAAPATRRRPAEVVTRYTVHG, encoded by the coding sequence ATGTCGTTCGCCGGTCCGGACCCGGTCAGGGTCGCACTCGACGCGGCGGTCCGCGCGCCGTCGCCGCACAACAGTCAGCCGTGGCGGTTCGAGGTGGACGGTGACCGGGTCGGGGTGTTCCTGGATCCGGACCGGATCCTGAAGGTGGCCGACCCCGATGGCCGGGAGGCGCGGCTGGCGTGCGGCGCGGCGATCCTGAACGTGCGGCTGGCGTTGCGTGCTGCGGGCCGGACGCCGGTGGCGCACCTGCTGCCGCGGCGGGACGTGCCGGAGCACCTGGCGACGGTGTGGGCGAGGGGGCGGGTGACCCCGACGCCCGACGACGTGGCGATGGCGCGAGCGATCGCCTACCGGCGGAGCAACCGGCGGGCGTTCACGGCGCGGGAGGTGCCGGTGTGGGTGCGGCAGGCGCTGGTGCGGGCGGCGACCGAGGAGGGCGCGCACCTGGCGGTCGTGGGGCGGGCCGCGCAGCTGGACGAGCTGGGGGTGCTGCTGCGGGAGGCCGAGCGGTTGCAGCGGGAGGATCTGGCGTTCCAGGACGAGCTGCGGCAGTGGACGGCGCCGGACGGGTCGCGGGACGACGGTGTGCCGGCGTCGGCGGCCGGGTCGGGTCCGGAGTGGCCGTTCGACCGCAAGCCGCTGGTGGCGGTGCTGTCGTCCTACACCGACACACGGCTGGCCCAGTTGCGGGCGGGGCAGGCGATGCAGCGGGTGCTGCTGCGGGCGACGACGGCGGGGGTGAGCGTGTCGTTCCTGTCGCAGCCGGTGGAGATCCCGGCGCTGCGGGCGGCGGTGGCGCGGCTGGTGTCGGCGCCCGGGAATGCGCAGGTGGTGCTGCGGTTCGGGTACGGGTTCGCGGCCCCGGCGACGCGGCGTCGCCCGGCCGAGGTGGTGACGCGCTACACGGTGCACGGTTAA
- a CDS encoding DUF6098 family protein gives MAVEDSLPTLHRLADLAALLIPGAVVYVRYSPGPESDAEHPSTDHESGLEMPGVSVNPLNAPGWWSLPVEDWLARRIVQYAHQQAEGARPWVLTGKEVDFGPDNEPLLVDVEPIAWISEDLVREAHERYHSRLDTGRATHED, from the coding sequence ATGGCGGTCGAAGACTCGTTGCCCACCCTGCACCGGCTGGCGGATCTGGCGGCGCTGCTGATCCCCGGTGCGGTCGTCTACGTGCGGTACTCGCCCGGTCCGGAGTCCGACGCGGAGCACCCGAGCACCGATCACGAGAGCGGGCTGGAGATGCCCGGGGTGTCGGTGAACCCGTTGAACGCGCCGGGCTGGTGGTCGTTGCCGGTGGAGGACTGGCTGGCGCGGCGGATCGTGCAGTACGCGCACCAGCAGGCGGAGGGGGCGCGGCCGTGGGTGCTCACCGGCAAGGAGGTCGATTTCGGGCCGGATAACGAGCCGTTGCTGGTGGACGTGGAGCCGATCGCGTGGATCTCCGAGGACCTGGTGCGGGAGGCACACGAGCGGTACCACTCCCGGCTGGACACGGGGCGCGCGACGCACGAAGATTGA
- the fdh gene encoding formate dehydrogenase: MGVGDWLRSWPVYRQLTGADRLGRGSAAQSARSHSLMPRTASADRVVHSVCPFCAVGCAQKVYVSGERVVQVEGNPDSPISRGRLCPKGSASKQLVTGPQRQEKVLYRAPYATEWQELDLPSAMEMVAERVLDARRRGWQDADEHGNPLRRTMGLASLGGATLDNEENFLIKKLFTALGAIQIENQARIUHSATVPGLGASFGRGGATDYQQDLVNSDCVIIMGSNMAEAHPVGFQWVVEAKARGAKVFHIDPRFTRTSALADRHVPLRAGSDIAFLGGVINHILSNGLEFREYVRAYTNASFLVREDFRDTEDLDGLFSGYDPATGSYDPASWHYESARPREGRGSRSKEQSSPDQHGSGGPPLEGGADDIAADPTLEHPRCVFQVLKRHFARYTPEMVERTCGVPAELFAEVCRAWTENSGRERTAALVYSVGWTQHSMGAQYIRAGSIIQLLLGNIGRPGGGVFALRGHASIQGSTDIPTLFNLLPGYLPMPDTSHESIGDYLRLVRGDRQKGFWRNADAYLVSLLKEYWGDHATADNDWCFDYLPRINGDHGTYRTVMDMIDGKVFGYFLLGQNPAVGSAHGRLQRLGMANLDWLVVRDLAMIESATFWKDSPEVETGEIVPEQCRTEVFFFPAASHVEKSGTFTQTQRMLQWRDKAVEPRGDQRSELWFFYHLGRILKEKLAASADERDRPLQELWWDYRMEHGDEPSGEDVLRRINGVDLTADRALNGYLELKADGSTACGCWIYSGVYAGEVNQAARRKPHDEQGPYESEWGWTWPLNRRVLYNRASADPQGRPWSERKKLVWWDADKGEWTGHDVPDFEKTKPPDFRPEPGASGPDALHGDDPFIMQADGKAWLFAPNGVLDGPLPTHYEPHESPVRNPLYGQQGNPARKVYGRVDNPSNPSPPEAHGEVFPFVFTAARLTEHHTAGGMSRQLPYLAELQPALFVEVSPELAAERGLAHLDWAHVVTSRAAVDARVFVTERMRPLRIDDRVVHQIWMPYHWGHTGLVDGDVVNDLLGVVVDPNVFIQESKVATCDIRPGRRPRGPALLAYLEEYRTRAGITVETGTRIATARPDSAHTEERS; the protein is encoded by the coding sequence ATGGGCGTGGGTGACTGGTTGCGGTCGTGGCCGGTCTACCGGCAGCTGACCGGTGCCGACCGGCTGGGCCGGGGCAGCGCGGCGCAGTCCGCCCGGTCGCATTCCCTGATGCCGCGCACCGCGTCGGCGGACCGGGTGGTGCATTCGGTGTGCCCGTTCTGCGCGGTGGGGTGCGCGCAGAAGGTTTACGTCTCCGGCGAGCGCGTCGTGCAGGTCGAGGGCAATCCGGATTCACCGATCTCGCGTGGCCGGTTGTGCCCGAAGGGGTCGGCGAGCAAGCAGCTGGTGACCGGCCCGCAGCGGCAGGAGAAGGTGCTCTACCGCGCGCCGTACGCGACGGAGTGGCAGGAGCTGGACCTGCCATCGGCGATGGAGATGGTGGCCGAGCGGGTGCTGGACGCGCGGCGGCGGGGCTGGCAGGACGCCGATGAGCACGGCAACCCGTTGCGCCGCACGATGGGGCTGGCGAGCCTGGGCGGCGCGACGCTGGACAACGAAGAGAACTTCCTGATCAAGAAGTTGTTCACGGCGCTGGGTGCGATCCAGATTGAGAACCAGGCACGTATTTGACACTCCGCCACGGTTCCCGGTCTGGGAGCCTCCTTCGGTCGCGGTGGCGCGACGGATTACCAGCAGGACCTCGTCAACTCCGACTGCGTGATCATCATGGGCTCGAACATGGCCGAGGCTCATCCGGTCGGGTTTCAGTGGGTGGTGGAGGCCAAGGCGCGTGGCGCGAAGGTGTTCCACATCGACCCGCGGTTCACGCGGACGAGCGCGCTGGCGGACCGGCATGTGCCGTTGCGGGCGGGGTCGGACATCGCGTTCCTGGGCGGGGTGATCAACCACATCCTGTCCAACGGGCTGGAGTTCCGGGAGTACGTGCGGGCGTACACGAACGCGTCGTTCCTGGTGCGGGAGGATTTCCGGGACACCGAGGACCTGGACGGGCTGTTCAGCGGGTACGACCCGGCTACGGGGTCCTACGATCCGGCGAGCTGGCACTATGAGAGCGCGCGGCCGCGGGAGGGCAGGGGAAGCCGGTCGAAGGAGCAGTCGTCGCCGGACCAGCACGGTTCGGGCGGGCCGCCGCTGGAGGGCGGGGCGGACGACATCGCCGCGGATCCGACGCTGGAGCACCCGCGGTGCGTGTTCCAGGTGCTGAAGCGGCATTTCGCGCGTTACACGCCGGAGATGGTGGAGCGGACGTGCGGTGTGCCTGCCGAGCTGTTCGCAGAGGTGTGCCGGGCGTGGACGGAGAATTCGGGCCGGGAGCGGACGGCGGCGCTCGTGTACAGCGTGGGCTGGACGCAGCATTCGATGGGCGCCCAGTACATCCGGGCGGGGTCGATCATCCAGTTGCTGCTGGGCAACATCGGCCGTCCGGGTGGCGGGGTGTTCGCGTTGCGCGGGCACGCCTCGATCCAGGGGTCGACGGACATCCCGACGTTGTTCAACCTGCTGCCCGGGTACCTGCCGATGCCGGACACCTCGCACGAGAGCATCGGCGACTACCTGCGCCTGGTGCGTGGTGACCGGCAGAAGGGGTTCTGGCGTAACGCCGACGCGTACCTGGTGTCGTTGCTGAAGGAGTACTGGGGCGACCACGCCACGGCGGACAACGACTGGTGTTTCGACTACCTGCCGCGGATCAACGGTGACCACGGGACCTACCGCACGGTCATGGACATGATCGACGGGAAGGTGTTCGGGTACTTCCTGCTGGGGCAGAACCCGGCGGTGGGGTCGGCGCACGGGCGGCTGCAGCGGCTGGGCATGGCGAACCTGGACTGGCTGGTGGTGCGGGACCTGGCGATGATCGAGAGCGCCACGTTCTGGAAGGACTCGCCGGAGGTGGAGACCGGGGAGATCGTGCCGGAGCAGTGCCGCACCGAGGTGTTCTTCTTCCCGGCGGCCTCGCACGTGGAGAAGTCCGGCACCTTCACCCAGACGCAGCGGATGCTGCAGTGGCGGGACAAGGCGGTCGAGCCGAGGGGCGACCAGCGCAGCGAGCTGTGGTTCTTCTACCACCTCGGCCGGATCCTGAAGGAGAAGCTGGCGGCTTCGGCCGACGAGCGGGACCGGCCGCTGCAGGAGCTGTGGTGGGACTACCGCATGGAGCACGGTGACGAGCCCTCCGGCGAGGACGTGCTGCGGCGGATCAACGGGGTCGACCTGACCGCCGACCGCGCCCTGAACGGCTACCTGGAGCTCAAGGCCGACGGCAGCACGGCGTGCGGGTGCTGGATCTACAGCGGTGTGTACGCCGGCGAGGTGAACCAGGCGGCGCGCCGCAAACCGCACGACGAGCAGGGCCCGTACGAGTCGGAGTGGGGCTGGACGTGGCCGCTGAACCGGCGGGTGCTCTACAACCGGGCGTCGGCTGATCCGCAGGGCCGGCCGTGGAGCGAGCGCAAGAAGCTGGTGTGGTGGGACGCGGACAAGGGCGAGTGGACCGGGCACGACGTGCCGGACTTCGAGAAGACGAAGCCGCCGGACTTCCGGCCGGAGCCGGGCGCGTCGGGCCCGGACGCGCTGCACGGGGACGATCCGTTCATCATGCAGGCCGACGGCAAGGCGTGGCTGTTCGCGCCGAACGGGGTGCTGGACGGGCCGCTGCCGACGCACTACGAGCCGCACGAGTCGCCGGTGCGCAACCCGCTGTACGGGCAGCAGGGCAACCCGGCGCGCAAGGTGTACGGGCGGGTGGACAACCCGTCGAACCCGTCGCCGCCGGAGGCGCACGGCGAGGTGTTCCCGTTCGTGTTCACCGCGGCGCGGCTGACCGAGCACCACACCGCGGGCGGGATGAGCCGTCAGCTGCCCTACCTGGCGGAGTTGCAGCCGGCGTTGTTCGTGGAGGTGTCGCCGGAGCTGGCGGCCGAGCGCGGGCTGGCGCACCTGGACTGGGCGCACGTGGTGACGAGCCGGGCGGCGGTGGACGCGCGGGTGTTCGTGACCGAGCGGATGCGGCCGCTGCGGATCGACGACCGGGTGGTGCACCAGATCTGGATGCCCTACCACTGGGGGCACACCGGGCTGGTGGACGGCGACGTGGTCAACGACCTGCTGGGCGTG